A single region of the Cucumis melo cultivar AY chromosome 3, USDA_Cmelo_AY_1.0, whole genome shotgun sequence genome encodes:
- the LOC103496429 gene encoding protein ENHANCED DISEASE RESISTANCE 2-like gives MGAPINDGKMEGWLYLIRSNRFGLQYSQKRYFVLQDDCLKSFKSVPVSENEEPNKSAVIDSYIRVTDNGRESIHRKVFFIFTLHNTVNQNDRLKLGASSPEDAARWIRSLLDTTLKGCSDPARNFRDRSKRQYPVLRFRGSKRIDWKASIDWIVCSSVQMEAMTSDVIAPSPWKIFGCQNGLRLFKESKDNDSHRRQWDDHPAIMAVGMVCGTSEEIFRTLMSLGSSRSEWDFCFFRGSLVEHIDGHTDIIHMQLYRDWLPWGMKKRDFLLRRYWRREDDGTYVLLYHSVFHVKFPPQKGYVRACLKSGGYVVTPVNQGKHSLVKHMLAVDWKFWKLYLRPSSARAITIRMVERLAALRELFRAKVGDSSSEFSSSSRDLRHFELPQSEIDEIKTEIQSPETMRKIKEAFLKENEAEMPRASLIGLNDAVDEFFDVPEPAELDHYENEWTSDLTLQQLNMSQNKLSTAAVFVKKLHDLAVQKKGYTELPELPREESMAYSYGSTLPKDFNFSTPCSVASADPSLFLIRGENYLKDSQKIKANGTLMQLVGADWLRSDRREDNLGGRPGSIVQKYAERGGTEFFFVVNIQVPGTTMYTLAMYYMMRTPLESSPLLKNFVEGDDAFRNSRFKLIPYISQGSWIVKQSVGKKACLVGHALEVHYFRGKNYLEVEIDVGSSTVARGVVSLVLGYLNNLVIEMAFVIQGNTQEELPEILLGTCRLNHLDVAKSLLVKP, from the exons ATGGGGGCTCCTATTAACGACGGCAAAATGGAAGGTTGGCTCTATCTCATCCGCTCTAACCGCTTCGGCTTGCAATACTCCCAGAAGAGATACTTCGTTCTTCAAGATGATTGCCTCAAGAGCTTTAAATCTGTCCCTGTTTCCGAGAACGAG GAACCAAATAAAAGTGCAGTGATTGACTCCTACATACGAGTTACAGATAATGGGAGGGAGAGTATTCATAGAAAA GTATTCTTCATCTTCACACTTCATAATACTGTCAATCAAAATGATCGACTCAAG TTGGGAGCCAGCAGTCCAGAAGATGCTGCAAGATGGATCCGCTCTCTGCTTGATACTACATTGAAG GGCTGTTCGGATCCAGCAAGAAATTTCAGGGATCGCTCCAAGAGACAGTATCCAGTTTTAAG ATTTCGTGGGTCAAAAAGAATCGACTGGAAGGCTTCAATAGACTGGATTGTCTGTTCCTCCGTACAAATGGAAGCAATGACATCTGATGTTATTGCACCTTCCCCATGGAAAATTTTTGGTTGCCAAAATG GTTTACGGCTTTTCAAAGAATCGAAGGATAATGATTCTCATCGGAGG CAATGGGATGATCATCCCGCAATAATGGCAGTTGGTATGGTTTGTGGAACTTCCGAAGAAATTTTTCGGACCCTTATGTCTCTTGGCTCATCAAGATCAGA ATGGGACTTCTGCTTCTTCCGTGGAAGTTTGGTCGAACACATTGACGGTCATACAGATATCATACATATGCAATTATACCGTGATTGGTTACCTTG GGGAATGAAAAAACGAGATTTTCTTTTGCGTCGGTATTGGAGAAGAGAAGATGATGGCACATATG TTCTACTATATCATTCTGTGTTTCACGTGAAGTTTCCACCACAGAAAGGCTACGTTCGTGCTTGCCTTAAAA GTGGAGGATATGTTGTAACTCCAGTAAACCAAGGTAAACATTCTCTAGTAAAACACATGCTTGCTGTTGATTGGAAGTTCTGGAAACTGTACCTGCGCCCTTCATCTGCCAGAGCTATTACTATACGAATGGTAGAGAGGCTTGCAG CACTAAGAGAGCTATTCAGAGCCAAGGTTGGTGACTCTTCATCTGAGTTCTCATCATCTAGTAGAGATCTTAGACACTTTGAGTTGCCCCAGAGTGAAATCGACGAGATAAAGACAGAAATACAGTCTCCTGAAACAATGCGGAAAATCAAAGAGGCATTTTTAAAAGAGAATGAAGCGGAAATGCCTCGTGCTAGTTTGATTGGACTGAATGATGCTGTTGATGAATTCTTTGACGTTCCTGAACCTGCAGAACTTGACCACTATGAGAATGAATGGACGTCTGACTTGACTTTGCAACAACTG AATATGTCTCAGAACAAACTATCAACAGCAGCTGTTTTTGTGAAAAAGTTGCACGATCTTGCCG TTCAGAAGAAGGGCTATACAGAATTACCCGAGTTGCCTAGAGAAGAAAGTATGGCATACTCATATGGATCCACACTTCCAAAAGACTTCAATTTTTCTACTCCCTGCAGTGTAGCATCAGCAGATCCCTCTTTATTTTTGATACGCGGAGAAAACTATTTGAAGGACAGCCAGAAG ATCAAGGCAAATGGCACGTTGATGCAACTGGTTGGTGCAGACTGGCTAAGGTCTGACAGACGAGAAGATAATCTTGGTGGGCGTCCCGGTAGTATTGTTCAG AAATATGCAGAACGAGGTGGAACGGAATTCTTCTTTGTTGTTAACATACAA GTTCCGGGCACAACCATGTACACCTTGGCAATGTATTACATGATGAGGACTCCTCTCGAGAGCAGTCCATTGCTCAAAAATTTTGTTGAAGGAGACGATGCCTTCAGGAATTCGAGATTTAAGCTTATACCTTACATTTCTCAG GGATCATGGATAGTCAAGCAAAGCGTTGGCAAGAAAGCATGCTTGGTTGGTCATGCACTTGAAGTGCATTACTTTCGTGGAAAGAACTATTTGGAG GTAGAAATTGATGTTGGGTCTTCAACAGTGGCAAGAGGGGTGGTCAGTCTTGTTCTTGGTTATTTAAACAACTTGGTCATAGAAATGGCTTTTGTAATTCAG GGCAACACGCAAGAGGAGCTTCCTGAGATCCTTCTCGGGACATGTCGACTCAATCATTTGGATGTGGCTAAATCACTCTTGGTAAAGCCATAA
- the LOC103496428 gene encoding GATA transcription factor 8-like, protein MIAANTVEEIDCANFFDNIEDLLEDLDDHDVDFNTNSAAFPPIWSQHSDSLPSDAVVDPVLFPVNTADSALSPDLCVPYDDQMEWLSNFVDDSFSGAETLTINTSNSSPPSQFHISSPVSVLDSSSSSSSSFDEKKPLTTKDGRRGRARSKRPRPTTFIPRPPQLISPTNSGSKVSSESENYAESCSPLPLPKKTKKIKLTFRRDQNDALNPQGMRKCLHCEVTKTPQWRAGPLGPKTLCNACGVRYKSGRLYPEYRPAASPTFVPCLHSNSHKKVLEMRIKQVKKGVELTGEESPPELIPNTDSGIILGYIRPEKAILTVPSQTIP, encoded by the exons ATGATTGCAGCAAATACCGTGGAGGAAATTGACTGTGCGAATTTCTTCGACAATATTGAGGACCTTCTTGAAGACCTTGATGATCACGACGTCGATTTTAATACCAACTCCGCTGCCTTCCCTCCCATTTGGTCTCAACATTCCGATTCTTTGCCTTCCGACGCCGTCGTCGACCCCGTCCTGTTTCCCGTTAATACTGCTGACTCTGCACTCTCCCCCGACCTCTGTGTTCCG TACGATGACCAAATGGAATGGCTCTCAAACTTCGTTGACGATTCCTTCTCCGGCGCCGAAACTCTAACCATCAACACTTCCAATTCATCACCGCCGAGCCAATTTCACATCTCAAGTCCAGTCTCCGTTCTCGACagtagcagcagcagcagctCCAGCTTTGACGAAAAAAAACCTTTAACCACCAAGGACGGTAGACGAGGCCGCGCTCGCAGCAAGCGTCCTCGACCAACCACTTTCATTCCCCGGCCACCGCAACTCATTTCACCAACGAATTCAGGCAGTAAGGTTTCGTCGGAATCAGAGAACTACGCCGAATCCTGTTCTCCATTACCATTACCAAAGAAAACGAAGAAAATCAAATTGACATTCCGACGAGATCAAAACGATGCCCTTAATCCGCAAGGGATGAGAAAATGCCTACATTGTGAAGTGACGAAGACGCCACAATGGAGAGCAGGGCCATTAGGACCTAAAACTCTATGTAATGCTTGTGGGGTCAGATACAAGTCGGGCCGCCTGTACCCGGAGTACCGACCGGCAGCCAGTCCAACTTTTGTCCCCTGTTTACACTCCAATTCGCACAAGAAAGTTCTCGAGATGAGAATAAAACAAGTGAAGAAAGGTGTGGAGTTGACGGGGGAAGAATCACCACCGGAACTCATTCCAAATACAGACAGCGGCATTATCCTGGGGTACATTCGACCGGAGAAAGCCATATTGACCGTCCCCTCTCAAACAattccttaa
- the LOC103496641 gene encoding tropinone reductase homolog — FTASIGDLTSSSQRQQLIDTVSSIFNGTLNILVNNAGTVILKEAIEYTTEDYNYMMSTNFEALYHLSQISHPILKASSYVSIVFVSSIAGVTALPKISIYAATKGAIKQITKNLVCEWAKDNIRINTVASWRVRTIISKQDATILEEYERLIERTPTRRIGEPEEISSMVAFLCLPMASYIDGQIICVDGGFTADGW; from the exons TTCACTGCCTCTATTGGTGATCTCACTTCATCTTCTCAACGTCAGCAACTCATTGACACTGTTTCTTCCATCTTCAATGGAACCCTTAACATCCTT GTCAACAACGCAGGGACTGTAATATTGAAAGAAGCAATAGAGTACACAACTGAGGACTACAATTACATGATGAGCACAAATTTTGAGGCCCTTTATCATCTTTCCCAAATTTCTCATCCAATTTTGAAGGCTTCTAGCTATGTAAGTATCGTGTTTGTGTCGTCCATTGCAGGAGTTACTGCTTTACCAAAAATTTCAATCTATGCAGCAACTAAAG GGGCAATTAAACAAATAACAAAGAACTTGGTGTGTGAATGGGCAAAGGATAATATTCGTATCAACACGGTGGCATCGTGGAGGGTTAGGACAATAATATCTAAACAGGATGCGACGATTTTGGAGGAATATGAGCGGTTGATTGAGCGGACACCGACGAGGCGAATTGGTGAGCCAGAGGAGATATCGTCGATGGTGGCATTTTTATGTCTTCCAATGGCTTCATATATCGATGGGCAGATCATTTGTGTGGACGGTGGCTTCACTGCCGATGGGTGGTAA
- the LOC103496430 gene encoding E3 ubiquitin-protein ligase WAV3-like isoform X1: protein MGSKWRKMKLALGLNLCVFVPRTLEDSPSLPDCDSTERFSDAALLSPAHWGSSRPSTPTPSSHGLTFSKSGSKSSKQTCSICLTKLKQGGGLAIFTAECSHSFHFHCVVSNVKHGNQICPVCRAQWKEIPVQGPNLDPPSGRASVGPAGWNQNNSLMTVVRRLPPPRRDLSRRLIVPLCQAPEPGVFDDDESLGNQTICAESSCNKSSADGDSTKIIQMKTYPEISAAPKSKSYDDFTVLVHLKAAAASFRRQNCTGNQASLPQFSRAPRAPVDLVTVLDISGSMAGTKLALLKRAMGFVIQNLSSSDRLSVIAFSSTARRLFPLRRMTDTGRQQALQAVNSLVANGGTNIAEGLRKGAKIMEDRREKNAVSSIILLSDGQDTYTVSGSGVNQPQPNYQLLLPLSMHAKDESGFQIPVHSFGFGADHDASSMHSISEISGGTFSFIETEAVIQDAFAQCIGGLLSVVVQELQVAIECVHPKIHLGSLKAGSYPSRLMVGGRTGFIDVGDLYADEERDFLVSVSVPVEPSSNSTPLLKVRCVYRDPITKQTTTLESDEVRIERREMGGEPGVISVEVDRQSNRLQAAEAMAQARIAAEQGDLAGAVGILEKCRMALSQTVSAKSHDQLCIALDAELKEMQERMASRHVYEASGRAYILSGLSSHSWQRATARGDSTDSSSLVQSYQTPSMLEMLTRSQATYLGSPSAQRLVQPLLSCRSQPKPR, encoded by the exons ATGGGTAGTAAGTGGAGGAAGATGAAGCTGGCTCTTGGTTTGAATCTTTGTGTTTTTGTTCCAAGAACACTTGAAGACTCTCCATCTTTACCTGATTGTGATTCTACTGAGAGATTTTCAGACGCTGCTTTGCTTTCTCCTGCACATTGGGGCTCTTCTCGCCCTTCTACACCAACTCCATCTTCTCATGGCTTAACTTTCTCTAAAAGTGGCAGCAAATCTTCAAAG CAGACTTGCTCAATTTGCTTAACAAAGTTGAAACAAGGAGGCGGACTTGCTATATTTACAGCTGAATGCTCACATTCCTTCCATTTTCACTGTGTCGTATCGAATGTAAAACATGGCAATCAAATATGCCCAGTCTGCAGagcacaatggaaagaaattccTGTGCAAGGTCCCAATTTGGATCCTCCTTCTGGAAGAGCATCAGTTGGTCCTGCTGGCTGGAACCAAAATAATTCTTTAATGACTGTTGTCCGACGATTACCTCCTCCTCGAAGGGATTTGAGCCGGAGACTCATTGTTCCATTATGTCAGGCTCCCGAGCCAGGTGTGTTTGATGATGATGAATCATTAGGTAACCAGACTATTTGTGCTGAAAGTTCTTGCAACAAAAGTAGTGCAGATGGCGACTCCACTAAAATAATACAGATGAAGACGTATCCAGAGATTTCTGCTGCTCCAAAGTCGAAATCTTATGATGATTTCACCGTACTTGTCCATCTTAAAGCTGCTGCTGCTTCATTTAGGAGACAAAACTGCACTGGAAATCAAGCTAGTTTGCCACAGTTTTCTCGGGCTCCTCGTGCACCAGTTGACTTAGTAACAGTTCTCGACATCAGTGGTAGCATGGCTGGTACTAAACTTGCATTGCTAAAACGAGCAATGGGATTTGTGATACAGAATCTTAGCTCTAGTGACAGACTGTCAGTAATTGCCTTCTCCTCAACAGCTCGTCGCCTTTTTCCTCTTCGGCGGATGACTGACACAGGTCGCCAACAGGCCCTACAGGCTGTCAATTCTTTAGTTGCAAATGGCGGAACCAATATTGCTGAAGGCCTAAGAAAGGGTGCCAAAATAATGGAAGATCGAAGGGAAAAGAATGCAGTTTCAAGTATAATACTGTTGTCGGATGGCCAGGATACGTATACGGTCAGTGGTTCAGGAGTTAACCAACCACAACCCAATTACCAGTTACTTCTTCCTCTGTCAATGCATGCTAAGGACGAGTCAGGATTCCAGATTCCTGTTCATTCTTTTGGATTTGGTGCAGATCATGATGCTTCTTCTATGCACTCGATTTCCGAGATATCTGGGGGAACCTTTTCTTTTATCGAGACTGAAGCTGTGATCCAAGATGCATTTGCACAGTGCATTGGGGGTCTCTTAAGCGTGGTGGTGCAGGAGCTGCAAGTTGCAATTGAATGTGTACACCCGAAGATCCATCTTGGATCACTAAAAGCTGGAAGTTATCCAAGTCGTCTGATGGTTGGTGGACGCACAGGATTTATCGATGTTGGGGACTTGTATGCTGATGAAGAGAGGGACTTTTTGGTCTCAGTCAGTGTCCCTGTAGAACCTTCCAGCAATTCAACACCACTACTAAAAGTTAGGTGTGTTTACAGGGATCCAATCACCAAACAAACGACGACATTGGAAAGCGATGAAGTTAGGATCGAAAGGCGCGAAATGGGAGGTGAACCGGGAGTCATTTCAGTGGAAGTTGATCGACAAAGCAACCGACTCCAAGCAGCAGAGGCAATGGCACAAGCAAGAATTGCAGCAGAACAGGGAGACCTTGCTGGTGCAGTTGGCATACTAGAAAAGTGTAGGATGGCGTTGTCACAAACCGTCTCTGCTAAATCTCACGACCAATTATGCATTGCCTTAGATGCCGAGCTCAAGGAAATGCAAGAGAGGATGGCCAGCAGGCATGTATATGAGGCATCGGGAAGAGCATATATTCTTTCAGGACTGAGTTCACATTCTTGGCAAAGAGCAACCGCAAGAGGTGACTCAACCGATAGCTCAAGTCTTGTTCAATCATATCAAACCCCATCAATGCTAGAGATGCTTACTCGATCACAGGCTACATATCTGGGTAGCCCATCAGCACAGAGGCTTGTGCAGCCATTGTTGTCTTGTAGATCACAACCAAAACCAAGGTAA
- the LOC103496430 gene encoding E3 ubiquitin-protein ligase WAV3-like isoform X2 produces MGSKWRKMKLALGLNLCVFVPRTLEDSPSLPDCDSTERFSDAALLSPAHWGSSRPSTPTPSSHGLTFSKSGSKSSKTCSICLTKLKQGGGLAIFTAECSHSFHFHCVVSNVKHGNQICPVCRAQWKEIPVQGPNLDPPSGRASVGPAGWNQNNSLMTVVRRLPPPRRDLSRRLIVPLCQAPEPGVFDDDESLGNQTICAESSCNKSSADGDSTKIIQMKTYPEISAAPKSKSYDDFTVLVHLKAAAASFRRQNCTGNQASLPQFSRAPRAPVDLVTVLDISGSMAGTKLALLKRAMGFVIQNLSSSDRLSVIAFSSTARRLFPLRRMTDTGRQQALQAVNSLVANGGTNIAEGLRKGAKIMEDRREKNAVSSIILLSDGQDTYTVSGSGVNQPQPNYQLLLPLSMHAKDESGFQIPVHSFGFGADHDASSMHSISEISGGTFSFIETEAVIQDAFAQCIGGLLSVVVQELQVAIECVHPKIHLGSLKAGSYPSRLMVGGRTGFIDVGDLYADEERDFLVSVSVPVEPSSNSTPLLKVRCVYRDPITKQTTTLESDEVRIERREMGGEPGVISVEVDRQSNRLQAAEAMAQARIAAEQGDLAGAVGILEKCRMALSQTVSAKSHDQLCIALDAELKEMQERMASRHVYEASGRAYILSGLSSHSWQRATARGDSTDSSSLVQSYQTPSMLEMLTRSQATYLGSPSAQRLVQPLLSCRSQPKPR; encoded by the exons ATGGGTAGTAAGTGGAGGAAGATGAAGCTGGCTCTTGGTTTGAATCTTTGTGTTTTTGTTCCAAGAACACTTGAAGACTCTCCATCTTTACCTGATTGTGATTCTACTGAGAGATTTTCAGACGCTGCTTTGCTTTCTCCTGCACATTGGGGCTCTTCTCGCCCTTCTACACCAACTCCATCTTCTCATGGCTTAACTTTCTCTAAAAGTGGCAGCAAATCTTCAAAG ACTTGCTCAATTTGCTTAACAAAGTTGAAACAAGGAGGCGGACTTGCTATATTTACAGCTGAATGCTCACATTCCTTCCATTTTCACTGTGTCGTATCGAATGTAAAACATGGCAATCAAATATGCCCAGTCTGCAGagcacaatggaaagaaattccTGTGCAAGGTCCCAATTTGGATCCTCCTTCTGGAAGAGCATCAGTTGGTCCTGCTGGCTGGAACCAAAATAATTCTTTAATGACTGTTGTCCGACGATTACCTCCTCCTCGAAGGGATTTGAGCCGGAGACTCATTGTTCCATTATGTCAGGCTCCCGAGCCAGGTGTGTTTGATGATGATGAATCATTAGGTAACCAGACTATTTGTGCTGAAAGTTCTTGCAACAAAAGTAGTGCAGATGGCGACTCCACTAAAATAATACAGATGAAGACGTATCCAGAGATTTCTGCTGCTCCAAAGTCGAAATCTTATGATGATTTCACCGTACTTGTCCATCTTAAAGCTGCTGCTGCTTCATTTAGGAGACAAAACTGCACTGGAAATCAAGCTAGTTTGCCACAGTTTTCTCGGGCTCCTCGTGCACCAGTTGACTTAGTAACAGTTCTCGACATCAGTGGTAGCATGGCTGGTACTAAACTTGCATTGCTAAAACGAGCAATGGGATTTGTGATACAGAATCTTAGCTCTAGTGACAGACTGTCAGTAATTGCCTTCTCCTCAACAGCTCGTCGCCTTTTTCCTCTTCGGCGGATGACTGACACAGGTCGCCAACAGGCCCTACAGGCTGTCAATTCTTTAGTTGCAAATGGCGGAACCAATATTGCTGAAGGCCTAAGAAAGGGTGCCAAAATAATGGAAGATCGAAGGGAAAAGAATGCAGTTTCAAGTATAATACTGTTGTCGGATGGCCAGGATACGTATACGGTCAGTGGTTCAGGAGTTAACCAACCACAACCCAATTACCAGTTACTTCTTCCTCTGTCAATGCATGCTAAGGACGAGTCAGGATTCCAGATTCCTGTTCATTCTTTTGGATTTGGTGCAGATCATGATGCTTCTTCTATGCACTCGATTTCCGAGATATCTGGGGGAACCTTTTCTTTTATCGAGACTGAAGCTGTGATCCAAGATGCATTTGCACAGTGCATTGGGGGTCTCTTAAGCGTGGTGGTGCAGGAGCTGCAAGTTGCAATTGAATGTGTACACCCGAAGATCCATCTTGGATCACTAAAAGCTGGAAGTTATCCAAGTCGTCTGATGGTTGGTGGACGCACAGGATTTATCGATGTTGGGGACTTGTATGCTGATGAAGAGAGGGACTTTTTGGTCTCAGTCAGTGTCCCTGTAGAACCTTCCAGCAATTCAACACCACTACTAAAAGTTAGGTGTGTTTACAGGGATCCAATCACCAAACAAACGACGACATTGGAAAGCGATGAAGTTAGGATCGAAAGGCGCGAAATGGGAGGTGAACCGGGAGTCATTTCAGTGGAAGTTGATCGACAAAGCAACCGACTCCAAGCAGCAGAGGCAATGGCACAAGCAAGAATTGCAGCAGAACAGGGAGACCTTGCTGGTGCAGTTGGCATACTAGAAAAGTGTAGGATGGCGTTGTCACAAACCGTCTCTGCTAAATCTCACGACCAATTATGCATTGCCTTAGATGCCGAGCTCAAGGAAATGCAAGAGAGGATGGCCAGCAGGCATGTATATGAGGCATCGGGAAGAGCATATATTCTTTCAGGACTGAGTTCACATTCTTGGCAAAGAGCAACCGCAAGAGGTGACTCAACCGATAGCTCAAGTCTTGTTCAATCATATCAAACCCCATCAATGCTAGAGATGCTTACTCGATCACAGGCTACATATCTGGGTAGCCCATCAGCACAGAGGCTTGTGCAGCCATTGTTGTCTTGTAGATCACAACCAAAACCAAGGTAA